One stretch of Eupeodes corollae chromosome 2, idEupCoro1.1, whole genome shotgun sequence DNA includes these proteins:
- the LOC129944053 gene encoding neurogenic locus Notch protein, with product MWLLAGNTAKSDKFWIKIILLTFFLIGIICRVEGTVSCFPSCKNGATCVQQLNGQPYCNCSTRYVGDSCEYANPCHTGRCQNGGTCKVTFRDGTPRFACHCPIGFTESLCEIPVQNACDSSPCLNSGTCNLKSLTEYTCSCSNGYTGKLCEKQNLCASSPCRNGGTCSSLPGGNFKCSCPKGFKGLVCSEDVEECQTNPCKHGGSCVNTHGSYQCMCAPGYTGKNCESKYIPCSPSPCQNGGTCRQSSGLNYECKCPVGFRGKNCEENIDDCPGNLCQNGGTCIDKVDSYRCKCPPNYTGELCEADVDECALRPSVCQNGATCTNTIGSYSCICVNGWEGPDCSQNHDDCAVAACFDGATCIDGVGSFHCRCPPGKTGLLCHLDDTCTSNPCHPDAMCDTSPINGSFTCSCASGFKGIDCSEDINECNQGEPCEHNGNCVNTPGSFTCKCTQGFTGPRCETNINECESHPCQNEGSCLDDPGTFRCVCMPGFTGTQCEIDIDECQSNPCLNEGTCRDMINGFKCTCALGFTGSRCQINIDDCYSQPCRNRGICHDSIAGYTCECPPGYTGLSCEININDCQSNPCHRGKCIDGDNSFTCHCDSGYTGYLCQTQIDECESNPCQFGGHCEDLVGTYVCHCLPGTSGQNCEINVNECHSNPCNNGATCIDGINKYTCKCVPGYTGIHCEVNINECASNPCANGGVCMDLVNGFKCECPRGYFDARCLSDVDECASNPCINGGRCEDGVNQFICHCLPGYGGKRCEVDIDECGSNPCQHGGICRDALNSYSCQCMPGYTGRSCETNIDDCINNPCANGGTCIDLVKGYKCVCKVPFTGRDCESKLDPCSTNRCRNDAICTPSSNFLDFSCQCIQAYTGRYCDEDINECQLSSPCRNGATCLNVPGSYKCLCAKGYEGRDCTVNTDDCASFPCQNGGTCLDGIGDYTCLCVDGFEGKHCEADINECLSMPCQNGATCNQYVNSYTCTCRLGFSGIDCQTNDEDCTESSCMNGGTCLDGINSYNCSCLPGFTGSNCQYKINKCDSMPCLNGATCHENGNDYTCHCSYGYTGKQCTDYVDWCGQNSCENGASCVQRKNLYQCICAAGWTGKLCDVQMVSCKDAALRKNVKVSELCNNGSCENFGNSHRCYCQQGYTGSYCQKEINECESQPCQNGGTCHDLIGAYECSCRKGFQGQNCELNVDDCSPNPCQNGGTCHDLVHDFRCSCPPGTLGIICEINQDDCVQGACHNNGSCIDRVGGFECACPPGFVGSRCEGDINECLSNPCSNAGTLDCVQLVNNYHCNCKPGHMGRHCETKVDFCANSPCQNGGICSKRQTGHHCVCTEGFYGPNCEFSGHDCDSNPCGAGRCAIDDDKGGYSCECPKGTMGINCQIDILDECKPNPCQQGAGCEDLLGDFACFCPMKWSGKTCDTYDPSYPGWTADNNRVGLRKYTEDLELQKKLCTKRGCEQKKGNHVCDPDCNTYACNFDGNDCSLGINPWINCTANIECWRVFMDGTCNEECNNAQCLFDGRDCERKLQPCNPVYDAYCQKHYANGFCDYGCNNAECNWDGLDCENNTQPPNIADGAISIVLLMDIKTFTEGAVEFLRDMGHVLRTTLRIKKDSLNREMIYPWKFKSEIEGLQNTALGRKHHVIQTESRSQGGTQVYLEIDNRKCDECFGKAAEAAEFLAATASKHSLSQKFPIFKVQGVNNPGDEIMDSPTNVRYVTLGIILVVLSFALFGVLVTTQRKRAHGVTWFPEGFRTPATGLRRHTRRRGPDGQEMRNLNKNPSLVCMSNDVNMNQGNHMGHMGHSQQWSDDESEMPQPKRLRCEQGYSSDHTVVTDYEEADSRVWSQQHLEVADVRPSIMTPPAHQDGKHVDIDVRGPCGMTPLMVAAVRGGGIDSGEDIDTGDDTTAQVISDLLAQGAELNATMDKTGETSLHLAARYARADAAKRLLDAGADANCQDNTGRTPLHAAVAADAMGVFQILLRNRATNLNARMHDGTTPLILAARLAIEGMVEDLITADADINAADNSGKTALHWAAAVNNTEAVNILLMHHANRDAQDDKDETPLFLAAREGSYEACKALLDNFANREITDHMDRLPRDVASERLHHDIVRLLDEHVPRSPQMIAVTPNTMISSPPSSTQPQMITQPTVIASGKQPKSKAKKQKLAAGSLTPTSPEGELGGSLRRKASVKKSTAKKGSVNMGGVINTQMLSEQQLIDAQLSSVESPPVTSPYDTTSLYSNAMAAHHQVDLLGGNKQPPSYEDCIKNAQSIQSLQNMNNMENYGYSMGSPFQDIMNAQRAANGHSVQMGEQGLSPPYSNQSPPHSVQSNIALSPHAYLGSPSPAKSRPSLPTSPTHIQAMRHATHQKHGPPLSGGGQALVAPNSNSSSSASSFQQSPSSMSQQNSPVKLGLISPTGSDMGMMVPQQQQQQNSAIMPQSMQLGGLEFGSAGLDLNGFCGSPDSFSGQMNPPSIQSSNSGSSPSNMLSPSSQHNAAFYQYLTPPSQHSGGHTPQHLVQTLDSYPTPSPESPGHWSSASPRSTSDWSEGVQSPQGPNNMYMTAGHQANKGSEAIYI from the exons CTGCTCAACACGATACGTAGGTGATTCTTGCGAATATGCAAATCCCTGCCACACAGGACGATGCCAAAATGGCGGTACATGCAAGGTGACATTTCGCGATGGAACACCGCGATTTGCATGTCACTGTCCCATCGGATTCACGGAGTCCTTGTGTGAGATACCGGTGCAGAATGCATGCGATTCTTCGCCGTGCCTCAACAGCGGTACATGCAACCTAAAATCCCTGACAGAATACACGTGCTCGTGCTCCAATGGCTATACAG GCAAGTTATGCGAAAAACAAAACCTTTGCGCATCATCACCGTGTAGAAATGGCGGAACTTGCAGCTCACTTCCTGGTGGAAATTTCAAATGCAGTTGCCCGAAAGGATTCAAAGGCTTGGTGTGTTCTGAAGATGTCGAGGAGTGTCAAACGAATCCCTGCAAACATGGCGGTAGCTGTGTTAACACACATGGATCATATCA aTGCATGTGCGCACCAGGATACACTGGAAAGAATTGCGAATCAAAGTACATTCCTTGCTCACCGTCACCATGCCAAAATGGTGGAACGTGTCGTCAGTCAAGCGGACTCAACTACGAGTGCAAGTGTCCAGTTG gaTTTCGAGGGAAGAACTGCGAAGAGAACATCGATGATTGCCCTGGAAATCTTTGTCAAAACGGAGGAACTTGCATTGACAAAGTTGACTCTTACCGTTGCAAGTGTCCACCTAACTACACCGGCGAACTATGTGAAGCTGATGTTGATGAATGTGCTTTACG ACCTTCGGTATGTCAGAACGGTGCGACATGCACAAACACCATCGGCAGCTATTCGTGCATCTGTGTAAATGGCTGGGAAGGACCGGACTGCTCGCAGAATCACGACGATTGTGCGGTAGCAGCTTGTTTCGATGGTGCTACTTGCATTGATGGAGTAGGTAGTTTCCACTGTCGATGTCCACCTGGAAAAACAGGACTTCTGTGCCATCTCGACGATACCTGCACATCCAATCCGTGCCATCCTGATGCAATGTGCGACACGAGTCCGATAAATGGGTCATTTACGTGTTCCTGTGCATCGGGCTTTAAGGGAATCGACTGTTCGGAGGACATCAACGAATGTAATCAAGGCGAACCGTGTGAACATAATGGAAACTGTGTCAACACGCCAGGATCCTTCACATGCAAATGTACGCAAGGCTTCACGGGGCCACGTTGCGAAACGAACATAAACGAATGCGAATCTCATCCCTGCCAGAACGAGGGAAGTTGTCTGGACGATCCTGGCACTTTTCGCTGTGTTTGCATGCCTGGTTTTACCGGCACTCAATGTGAAATCGACATTGACGAGTGCCAGTCGAATCCTTGCCTCAACGAAGGAACTTGTCGTGATATGATAAATGGCTTCAAATGTACCTGTGCATTGGGCTTCACCGGATCACGCTGCCAAATCAACATCGACGACTGTTATTCACAACCGTGCCGTAACCGAGGAATATGCCATGACTCCATAGCGGGGTACACTTGCGAGTGCCCACCAGGCTACACAGGGCTCTCGTGCGAAATTAACATCAACGATTGTCAATCGAACCCATGCCACCGAGGAAAGTGCATAGACGGGGACAACTCATTCACTTGCCACTGTGACTCGGGCTACACCGGCTATCTATGTCAAACACAAATAGACGAATGTGAATCGAATCCGTGTCAATTCGGTGGACATTGTGAGGATCTTGTCGGAACTTACGTGTGCCACTGTCTGCCAGGAACATCAGGACAGAATTGCGAAATCAACGTGAATGAGTGCCACAGTAATCCGTGCAACAATGGGGCGACATGTATCGATGGAATAAACAAGTACACCTGCAAATGTGTCCCAGGATACACTGGAATCCATTGCGAAGTCAACATCAATGAATGTGCCTCGAACCCGTGTGCCAATGGCGGTGTTTGCATGGATCTTGTGAACGGATTCAAGTGCGAATGTCCACGCGGATACTTTGATGCCCGTTGCCTGAGTGATGTAGATGAGTGTGCTTCGAATCCTTGCATAAATGGTGGTCGCTGTGAAGATGGAGTGAACCAGTTCATTTGCCATTGTCTTCCCGGATACGGTGGAAAGCGCTGCGAAGTGGATATTGACGAATGTGGCTCGAATCCTTGCCAACACGGCGGTATCTGCCGTGACGCTTTAAACTCCTACAGTTGCCAATGCATGCCGGGCTACACCGGCCGGAGTTGTGAGACCAACATTGACGATTGCATCAACAATCCGTGCGCGAACGGTGGGACATGCATTGATCTCGTCAAGGGATACAAATGTGTGTGCAAAGTGCCATTCACAGGACGTGACTGTGAGTCAAAGTTGGACCCTTGCTCTACGAATCGCTGTCGAAACGATGCCATATGTACTCCAAGTTCTAATTTCCTGGACTTTTCATGTCAATGCATTCAAGCTTACACTGGGCGCTATTGTGACGAGGACATCAACGAGTGCCAATTGTCATCACCTTGTCGAAATGGAGCTACTTGCTTGAATGTCCCTGGTTCCTACAAATGTTTGTGTGCCAAGGGCTATGAAGGCAGAGACTGTACAGTCAACACAGATGATTGTGCTTCGTTCCCCTGTCAGAATGGTGGAACTTGCCTGGACGGCATCGGAGATTACACTTGCCTCTGCGTGGATGGCTTCGAAGGAAAACATTGTGAGGCCGATATCAACGAATGTCTGAGCATGCCGTGCCAGAATGGAGCAACCTGCAATCAATATGTTAACTCTTACACCTGTACCTGCAGACTCGGTTTCTCCGGCATAGATTGCCAAACAAACGATGAAGACTGCACGGAGAGTTCGTGTATGAATGGCGGCACTTGTCTGGACGGAATAAATAGCTACAACTGCTCATGCCTTCCCGGATTCACCGGTTCTAACTGCCAATACAAAATCAACAAATGTGACTCGATGCCATGTTTGAACGGAGCGACATGTCATGAAAATGGCAACGATTATACCTGCCACTGTTCATACGGCTATACCGGGAAGCAGTGCACCGACTACGTTGACTGGTGTGGTCAGAACTCTTGCGAGAACGGCGCCTCTTGCGTGCAAAGGAAGAACTTGTACCAGTGCATTTGTGCTGCGGGATGGACCGGGAAACTCTGTGATGTACAGATGGTGTCATGCAAGGACGCTGCCTTGAGGAAAAACGTCAAAGTGAGCGAACTGTGTAACAATGGGAGTTGCGAGAACTTTGGAAATTCCCATCGCTGCTATTGTCAACAAGGCTACACCGGGTCGTATTGCCAGAAAGAGATCAACGAATGTGAGTCGCAGCCATGTCAGAACGGAGGCACTTGTCATGATTTGATCGGAGCATACGAATGCAGTTGTCGCAAAGGCTTTCAAGGTCAAAATTGTGAGCTCAATGTAGACGACTGCAGCCCAAATCCTTGTCAAAATGGAGGAACTTGCCATGACTTGGTGCACGACTTCAGATGCTCTTGTCCACCCGGAACGTTGGGAATAATTTGTGAGATCAATCAAGACGATTGCGTACAAGGAGCTTGCCATAACAACGGATCGTGTATTGATCGAGTTGGAGGTTTTGAGTGTGCTTGTCCACCTGGATTTGTTGGCTCCCGCTGTGAAGGCGACATCAATGAATGTTTGTCCAATCCGTGCTCAAATGCGGGTACCTTGGACTGTGTTCAGTTGGTGAACAATTACCACTGCAACTGCAAACCAGGACACATGGGACGGCACTGTGAGACAAAAGTGGACTTCTGTGCTAATTCACCTTGCCAGAACGGTGGTATCTGTTCCAAGAGACAAACTGGACACCATTGCGTTTGTACTGAGGGCTTTTATGGCCCGAACTGTGAGTTCTCTGGACACGATTGTGACTCGAATCCCTGTGGAGCGGGACGCTGCGCCATTGATGACGATAAGGGTGGCTACAGCTGTGAGTGTCCCAAAGGTACAATGGGAATCAACTGCCAAATCGATATCTTGGACGAATGCAAACCAAATCCGTGTCAACAAGGAGCAGGCTGTGAAGATTTACTTGGCGACTTCGCGTGCTTTTGCCCCATGAAGTGGTCGGGTAAAACATGCGATACCTATGACCCTAGCTACCCAGGATGGACGGCAGACAATAATCGTGTCGGCTTGAGGAAATACACCGAAGACTTAGAACTCCAGAAAAAGCTATGCACTAAGCGTGGTTGCGAGCAGAAGAAGGGCAATCATGTTTGTGATCCCGATTGTAATACGTATGCTTGCAACTTTGACGGAAACGACTGCTCGCTCGGAATCAATCCCTGGATTAACTGCACTGCGAATATCGAGTGCTGGCGGGTATTCATGGACGGTACCTGCAACGAAGAGTGCAACAACGCGCAATGTTTATTCGATGGACGGGACTGTGAACGAAAGTTGCAACCTTGTAACCCCGTTTACGATGCCTATTGTCAGAAGCACTACGCCAACGGTTTCTGTGACTATGGATGCAATAATGCAGAATGCAACTGGGACGGCTTGGACTGCGAAAACAACACACAACCCCCGAATATCGCAGATGGCGCCATATCGATTGTGCTGCTGATGGACATCAAAACATTCACCGAGGGTGCCGTTGAATTCCTGCGAGACATGGGGCATGTTCTACGAACGACTCTGCGTATCAAAAAGGACAGTTTGAATAGAGAAATGATTTATCCCTGGAAATTCAAGTCGGAAATTGAAGGCCTACAAAACACCGCTTTGGGCCGGAAGCACCATGTCATTCAGACCGAAAGCAGATCCCAGGGTGGAACCCAAGTCTATTTGGAAATCGATAATCGAAAGTGTGACGAATGTTTTGGCAAGGCTGCAGAAGCGGCAGAGTTTTTGGCTGCAACAGCATCTAAACACTCCCTATCCCAGAAGTTCCCCATTTTCAAGGTCCAAGGTGTGAACAATCCGGGTGATGAGATCATGGACAGTCCGACAAATGTACGATACGTTACACTGGGAATAATATTGGTGGTCCTTTCATTTGCCCTATTTGGAGTTCTCGTAACGACTCAAAGAAAGCGTGCTCATGGTGTAACATGGTTCCCAGAAGGTTTCCGAACACCAGCAACTGGTCTAAGACGCCACACTCGTCGTAGAGGACCTGACGGACAAGAAATGaggaatttgaataaaaatccaTCGCTGGTTTGTATGAGCAACGATGTAAACATGAACCAAGGCAATCACATGGGTCATATGGGACATTCCCAACAGTGGTCGGACGATGAGTCAGAAATGCCACAGCCAAAGAGACTGCGTTGTGAGCAAGGCTACTCGAGTGATCACACAGTCGTGACGGACTATGAGGAAGCTGATTCGCGTGTCTGGTCACAACAGCATCTTGAAGTTGCGGATGTCCGGCCTTCGATCATGACACCTCCTGCCCATCAGGACGGAAAACATGTCGACATTGACGTCCGTGGCCCGTGTGGAATGACACCATTGATGGTTGCTGCAGTCCGAGGAGGAGGTATCGACTCTGGCGAAGATATAGACACAGGCGATGATACAACAGCACAGGTCATATCCGACCTGTTGGCACAAGGAGCTGAACTCAATGCGACTATGGACAAAACGGGAGAGACTTCGTTGCATCTGGCTGCGCGGTATGCGAGAGCAGATGCAGCAAAACGACTTTTGGATGCTGGAGCTGACGCTAATTGCCAAGACAACACCGGTCGGACACCATTGCACGCTGCAGTTGCTGCAGACGCAATGGGAGTCTTCCAGATTTTGCTAAGAAACAGGGCAACAAATCTGAACGCCCGAATGCACGACGGCACAACACCACTTATTCTGGCCGCCAGACTCGCCATCGAAGGCATGGTTGAAGATTTGATCACAGCCGATGCAGACATCAATGCGGCGGACAATTCGGGAAAAACGGCCCTACACTGGGCTGCAGCTGTAAACAACACCGAAGCTGTGAATATTCTCCTAATGCATCACGCCAATCGAGATGCGCAAGACGACAAGGACGAAACACCACTCTTCCTTGCTGCTCGAGAGGGTTCCTACGAAGCGTGCAAAGCGCTGCTCGATAATTTTGCCAACCGTGAGATCACGGATCATATGGATAGGTTGCCGCGAGACGTTGCCAGCGAGCGACTGCACCACGACATTGTTCGGCTGTTGGACGAACACGTTCCACGAAGTCCACAAATGATCGCTGTGACACCCAACACAATGATCAGCTCTCCGCCGAGCAGCACACAACCCCAAATGATAACGCAGCCCACTGTGATCGCGTCAGGTAAGCAGCCGAAAAGCAAAGCGAAGAAGCAAAAGCTTGCTGCGGGATCACTAACTCCCACGTCACCAGAAGGTGAACTTGGCGGTAGCTTGCGAAGAAAAGCAAGTGTCAAGAAAAGTACTGCCAAAAAGGGTAGTGTGAATATGGGGGGTGTAATAAATACCCAAATGCTAAGCGAACAACAGTTGATAGACGCACAACTCAGCTCTGTTGAGTCGCCACCTGTAACGAGTCCGTATGATACTACAAGTCTGTATTCAAACGCTATGGCCGCCCACCATCAGGTGGACCTGTTGGGCGGCAACAAACAGCCGCCCAGTTACGAAGATTGCATAAAa AATGCGCAATCGATCCAATCGCTGCAAAACATGAACAACATGGAGAACTACGGCTATTCAATGGGGTCCCCGTTTCAGGATATAATGAATGCCCAACGCGCGGCGAACGGACACAGCGTACAGATGGGCGAGCAAGGACTTAGTCCGCCATACTCGAACCAATCGCCTCCGCATTCAGTCCAAAGCAATATTGCGCTTTCACCGCATGCTTATCTCG gTTCGCCATCACCAGCAAAATCACGTCCAAGTCTGCCCACCTCGCCAACGCACATCCAAGCGATGCGACACGCTACCCATCAAAAGCACGGCCCGCCACTGAGTGGAGGAGGCCAGGCTCTGGTGGCCCCAAACAGCAATTCATCGTCTTCGGCGTCGAGTTTTCAACAGTCGCCCAGTAGTATGTCGCAACAAAATTCACCCGTAAAACTTGGCCTGATATCGCCCACTGGGAGTGATATGGGCATGATGGTGccacaacagcagcaacaacagaacAGTGCAATAATGCCACAATCTATGCAGTTAGGGGGCTTAGAATTCGGTTCAGCTGGCTTGGACTTGAATGGATTTTGTGGATCTCCGG acTCATTTTCTGGCCAAATGAATCCTCCATCAATACAAAGCTCAAATTCGGGATCCTCGCCCTCAAACATGCTGTCGCCGTCATCGCAACATAATGCGGCATTTTACCAGTATCTAACGCCGCCCAGCCAGCATTCTGGTGGACACACCCCACAACACCTCGTCCAGACACTGGATAGCTATCCAACGCCGTCGCCGGAATCTCCAGGTCACTGGTCAAGTGCATCACCCCGGTCCACGTCCGACTGGTCGGAGGGCGTTCAGTCGCCACAAGGGCCCAACAACATGTACATGACTGCCGGCCACCAAGCTAACAAGGGTTCCGAGGCCATATACATCTGA